One window from the genome of Fibrobacterota bacterium encodes:
- a CDS encoding DUF420 domain-containing protein, producing the protein MTTRAFMIINAITSFLAVAFLFWLLYLRRGAGDASALSFLPAVNAGLNATTSVFLIRGWFAIKAGDRELHAFCQKTAFVFSSLFLVCYILYHSVHGDSHYPGHGLLRGVYFFILISHILLSMAALPMVLATFFFALTRQFGTHRKLARITFPIWLYVSLTGVLVFAFLKLARA; encoded by the coding sequence ATGACCACGCGCGCCTTCATGATCATAAACGCCATCACCAGCTTTTTGGCGGTCGCCTTCCTGTTCTGGCTCCTTTACCTGCGCCGGGGCGCGGGGGATGCCTCGGCATTATCCTTCCTTCCCGCCGTAAATGCCGGGCTCAACGCCACCACCTCCGTTTTCCTCATCCGGGGTTGGTTCGCCATCAAGGCCGGCGATCGCGAACTGCATGCCTTCTGCCAGAAAACCGCCTTCGTCTTTTCTTCGCTCTTCCTGGTCTGCTATATCCTCTACCATAGCGTCCACGGCGACAGCCATTATCCGGGCCATGGTTTACTGCGCGGCGTCTATTTCTTCATCCTCATCTCCCACATCCTCCTCTCCATGGCGGCATTACCTATGGTCCTGGCGACTTTCTTCTTCGCCCTCACGCGGCAATTCGGGACGCATCGCAAGCTGGCCCGCATCACCTTTCCGATTTGGCTTTACGTTTCCCTGACCGGGGTCCTGGTTTTCGCGTTTTTGAAGTTGGCGC